The Paenibacillus pabuli DNA segment ATCCTCGGAACAGCCCTCAACCGTCAAATTCTCTCCACAAGCTCCCAAGTCCAGCTTGCGATTCATCAATTGTTCCAGCGCAGAATACCGGCTGTAATCGTATACACAAACAGCCTTATCCGGTCCGCCGTGATGCTCCAGGTCCGCCTGGCCATCCCCTGTCATTCCAGTGAATGACAGGAAAATCGGGCCGGATACGGGATGTTTGACAATGCCGCTCAGCACTTCACGCTTCTGTCCAGGCAATGGCTGAGGCAGGCCCACATTAATGGCAAGAACAGCTGTTTCACGCTCTGCGGACTGTTGATCATGTGCGAGTGTCATGTATAATTCATACCTCCCATAACGATTAGTTCCTTAACGGACTGAGCCGCCAAAAACGAGTGTATTGCTTAGCAGCCGCCCTGGTGAAGTCAACATCTTGCCACCTGCATACATGCCTGAGGAAGCACCGCCATCCAGATTCATGGCCTGCTTGGCACCGAGCTTCTGCATGACTGCGGCCCACTCTTTGATGGTGGCTCCTGACACAGTTGCAAGCATTACTGAACCGTCGGCCATGATGGCGATCCCGCTTCTGGCACCAGAGGCATTCAAAATCTTGGTATCCTTGAATCCTTCGCTGGTCGGATTCACCGCGACTTTACCGTCTTTCACCAGACGGGGGCCAGCCCCAACGGCAGTCACCACGTCCTGCCAAGGAATCTCTTTGCCTGATGCGTTAGTATATTTATAATTCATTTCTACAGTCGAACCCACGGTGAAGCGATCTGCAGTAGATTTCTGATTGCCCGTAAAGACCAGTACAGATCCATTCTTCGGAATCGCCACATTGTTATTCGCCACTTTCTTGGTGACAACCCCCTTTTCCATCACGACCGCAGTACCACCCTTGAACCCAACTTTTGGTCCACGCTCCGGCGTGTACAGCATGGAAATGCTCGCACTCGCAGAGGGGGTACGGTTAATGAAAGTTGCGTACCAGCTGCGTGACTTACCTGCTGAATCGGTCACTTTACCTGTAAGACTTACCTGAAGTGAATCCATAATCGCTGTGCCGTCTTCCTTAAAACCTATTGTTGTTCCATATCGTCCAATATGTATGACTTTTCCATTTGCTATTAACATGCCGTAAGGATCTGGTGCTCCATTATATGCTTCAAAGAATGCCCCATTAATGGCTGCTTGGGCGCCATATGCTTTGACAATGGAAGGCAATGTTGCCGTTTGACCTACCTGCTTCTTGGCTAATCCTACGGTAACCGGTGTTCCTTTGGGAATACTCACTGTTTGTACGGTGAAATTTCGTCCTGCTGCTTTTACTTTCTGTACTTTGGTGCTAATGGCCGCTTTTGCATCGGCTGTCTGAGGAGCGCTCACTGCTCCTGATAATAACACCGGCAGAGCCAGGACGAGGGCCATAGCCCCTGTCCACCACTTTCTACCGGCACGTTTTGTCTGTATGTTGCTCACCCTATTGCCACTCCCATCCAAGAGCCCAGGCTCTTCATCTCAAGTTGTTCGAACTTGTCCATCACCATATCCGGATCCAGACGCAATTCACATACATCCAGTGCACAGGCTACCGGCACAGCGCAGTGAATTTCTGCCAGTTTACGGGACAGATGCAGCATGTCGAGATCGTTCTCGATTTTTTTTCGTACCGATGGCGTGAGTTTATCCAGGTTGTCCAGAATCCCCTCAATGGTGCCGTATTCCTGCACGAGTTTTAGAGCTGTTTTCTCACCGATTCCACGTACTCCAGGGTAATTGTCACTTGCATCCCCCATCAGACCTTTCATATCAATGACTTGACGAGGGGTCAGCTGCTTCTCTGCCATGAGAGATTCAGGCGTATACACCATGTAATTACCGTGACCTTTTTTCATGATAATAATGCTTGTCCGGTCATTGATCAGCTGCAGCATATCGTGGTCGCCGGTCAGCACCATCACGTTCATATCCGTTTGCTCCGTGTAATACTTGGCCAGTGTACCGATACAATCATCAGCTTCATAACCCTCTGCTCCAATATTCGGAATGCCCAAGCTGTCCATGACTTCACGAATCAATGCAAACTGGGGAATCAGATCATTCGGCGCTTCGGGACGATTGCCTTTGTATGCCGCATACTCTTCACCGCGAAACGTCTTGCCACCCATATCCCAGCAGCATACCACATGACTTGGTCCGAACGTCTGAACCGCATCCCAGAAATAACGGATAAATCCGTATACCGCGTTGGTTGGCAAGCCTGCCTTTGTACGTCTGATATATCCGCTTGCAGATGTCGCATAAAATGCCCGGAACAACACTGCCATACCGTCTACCAGCAACAAAGTAGGTTCATTACGTTGATTCACTTGATTTTGTTCTCTCCTATCTGTATATAGCAAATAAAATATCGAAACTAATTCTATCATTATAGCATAGTTCCGCCAAGCATCGTTCAGCCAAAAAAGCCCTGATTTTTGAACAATTCAGGGCTGTTCATCGGGCTTCATTTATGAATGGATAGACACGTCACTCAGCCTCTATTTTTAAGCGCTGTTCCATTGCTGTTCATACGTCTCTTCCTTGAATCCCACGGTCACCTGTTCCCCATCTGTCACGATCGGACGCTTAATCAGGCGGCCATTGGAGGCGAGCAGACGAATCTGTTCTTCTGCAGACATTTCCGGCAGCTTGTCCTTCAATTGCTGCTCCTTGTACACTTCTCCGCTTGTATTGAAAAACTTCTTCACTTCAAGTCCGCTCTTCTGAATGAGCTCGGTTAATTCGGCATCAGACGGCGGTGTGTCGAAAATGGGGATTAGCTCCAGCTCATGTCCCTGAGCTTCAAGCCATTTTACCGCCTTACGGCAAGTTCCGCATTTGGCGTACTGATATACTTTCAGTTTACTCATTACAATTCCCTCCTAGAGTTGCTCCGGTATCAGGTTGCTCCGGTTTCTATTTCTCGCTTTCCTTGGTTTGCTTCGCCAATCCAAAAGTCGCTCAAAATTGATACCGTCGCCATACGTTTAAAACGATTTAAAACAACATGGAACAAGGATTGCCTGCTCCTCGGATCACAGCAGCATCCTTAATAGGATTCACAAATGTTGATTCGAGACCCCTACACCTCTTCCCTTGGCTTGGCTTCGGTATCTAAACGTTTCTCCAGCGCAGCCATATCTGAAGGAAGCGGCGCATGGAACGTCATGCGTTCCTGTGTAAGTGGATGAACAAACGACAGCTCGCAGGCATGCAATGCCTGGCGGTCAATCCATAGGTCCCGTTCCTCCCGCATAACTGCTGTCTGTTCGTCAATCTCATCCGCAGGTAATGTTTTGTACATTCGATCGCCGATCAAAGGACACCCGACAGAAGTCATATGTACACGAATCTGATGCGTTCTGCCACTCTCCAGCTTCAGATTGACCGCACTTGCAGTCCCACCGTCCCAACGGGTTACCGTGGTGTACAGCGTCCTTGCTGCATAGCCGTCAGGCGTGACAATACGCCGATGAGGCTCCTCCGGGTCACGGTCGATTGGGCCATCAACGGCCCCCTGTTCGGGAGCAGGACATCCATGTACAAACGCAATGTACTTTTTATCTACGGTTCCTGCGATCATTTGTTCAGACACATGCTGATGCACATACGGATTTTTGGCAATGGCCAGTACCCCCGAGGTCTCCTGATCCAGCCGATGAATGGGTCTAAATCGGAAACGCTCTCCTTTGGACTTCCAGTAATGAACAACCCCGTTCGCCAAAGTCCCAGTATAGTGTCCATGTGTCGGATGCACAATTACGCCGGCATCCTTGTTAACAATAAGCAAATGCTCATCTTCATACAAAATGGAAAAAGGAATGGATTCCGGCAAAATTTCATCTGATTCCTCCTGTTCCATCCGAATCTCCAGTACATCCCCAGCCGATACCTTCACGCTGATATACACGCGTTCTCCATTCAACATGATACCCTGCTCCGTGAGCTTCAGCCTGGACAAGAGCTTGCGCGATACCTGCAGCCGGCGCTGAAGCACGGTTTTCAGCAGCCAGCCATCTTCATGATCGGGAACGGTGTAGACAATCGGCGAATAATAGCCGCTCATTCTTTGCGGCGGAACACTTTTTTGCTCCGTACATATTCAATATCCGACACCTGCTGTCTGGCATTGGCGGTCCGTGCTACAACGAAGAAATAATCAGACAGACGGTTCAAGTAACGGCGTACCGATGGATTAATATCCGTATGCTGTCCCAATGTTACAGCGCGGCGCTCTGCACGGCGACATACCGTGCGGCACACATGAAGCGCTGAAGACAGCGGGCTGCCTCCCGGGATAATGAACCTTTCCACTCTCGGGTTCTCCGCATCATACTGGTCAATCCATTGTTCAAGCCGGGTCACCATGTCATCCCGCACTTTATACTTGGTTTCGCTAATTTTCACAAACGCCAGGTCCGACCCGCAATCAAACAGTTCCTGCTGCACCTCCAGCAAATGTTCGCGCAAATCCTCGAATTTCCCCTCTGTATCATCAATCAGACTGATTGCCTGGCCGACAAAACAATTCAGCTCATCTATGGTGCCGTAAGCTTCAACGCGGTCGTCATCTTTGATAACCCGTCCTCCGATGACTGAAGTTTGCCCTTCATCACCTGTTCTTGTATAGATGCCCATTTGCAATCCCTCCAAATATTTAATTTCAATTCGCATGGCAGAACATCGGTTAATTCTTATATGCATGCCCCTCTAACTTCAACTTAACCAGTATACTTGACCTCCCTTGGATACGGAAATGCATTTTTTTCAGAAACCGCTTGTACCCTTTGCACGTATATATGAATTGGCGTGCTCTGCCCGAGTATACGTCAAATTCAGGTAAATCAAAAGTAGAGGAGACGATTATGCAAAACTGGATAACCGATTTCATGGAACAATACGGCTACATAGGCATCGCACTCATTATTGCTCTCGAAAATGTATTTCCTCCCATTCCTTCGGAGATTATTTTGCCTTTCGGCGGATTTATGACGACTTACACCAGCCTAACTCTTCCCGGTGTTATCATTGCAGCTACCATTGGATCTGTGCTGGGTGCAGTGATTCTCTATGGGATCGGACTCCTGATTGACGTGGAGCGTCTGGAGAAAATTGTAGATCGCTGGGGACATATTCTGCGAATCAAAAAAGAAGATATCCACCGTGTTGATGCATGGTTTGACAAATATGGAATGTGGACTGTATTATTCTGCCGCATGGTGCCTCTTGTCCGCAGTCTCATCTCCATTCCTGCAGGCATGTCCAACATGAAATTCGGTTTGTTCGTCCTCTTCACCACCATCGGGACACTCGCCTGGAACATTATTCTGGTCTCCGTTGGGGCAGCACTTGGCGCTTCCTGGGAAAATATTTTGCACTTTATGGACGTCTATTCACTGGTGGTATATGCGCTGCTCGCCATTATCCTGGTTGGGTGTGTGATCTGGTGGATCAGACGTATTAATAAACGCAAATAGAAATCGTGTATCACGCCACGGATTATACTAATACATCTCTCATATAAATAAGCCTCCGCACCACAATTCGTGGTTAAGGAGGCTTTTGTTTGTTTGCCTGTCATCTTGACCTATGATACTCAGTTATCGTTGTACCGCACTTCTTTCTCCTTCAGATCAATGGCAAGTCCTGATACCACCATGTACATGCGTTCCGAGTGAGACTGCAGTGCACGATTCACCGAAGCCATTCTTGCGGCAAAGATACGCTCCTCTTCCGAAGGATACAAGGAACCATGCATTTCATTGGTAATGACAAGCAGCTTGCCCTGATAAGATAGTAAGGCATCAAGCAGCTGTTGTGTATGTACGCGTTGTTGATCAAGATCATCCGTTGCTCTAAATCCGGCAGCCATCCACGATGTCAGGCTGTCCACAATGACTATTCGCTGATCAGCCAGAAACAGATTCGATTCCCGATTGATCTGGTGAATGACTTCCGTCAGGTGATGGCCATTCCCGGCTGAAATGGCGCGATAATGAGCGGATGGCAGTTCCGGAATCACCGGATCATGATCGCCTGTGGATAAGTAGATTCCTTCCCGGCTGATTTGAGCTGCATAACCCAGGGCAAACCTGGTTTTACCACTCCCTATCCCGCCAGTGACCGTAATCAGCAATCCGCTCCCCTCCTTCAGTTACCATACTTATACGCTATTCTGTCAGCGCCTTCAGCACTTTTTTGGATTCTTCTACATTGGCTGCCGATAGCGGAATGGTAGCAAACAGATTTTGGGCGGCATACTCCACATCCTTGAACATTTGCATATCTTCGAGTGGGATACCATAGAGATGGCTTTCTTGCTTCATATCGGTGCCATTGTCTCCTTGACCCTCTTCAACCAGAACTCCACCCTCAAACACACCACGCTTATACTTCTCAGGATCAAATGTATCATCCAACGGAATATTGGAACCATTGCTCCCGTATTGTTTCATATCTGCCTCTGGCAGAATGAAAATATCATGACTGCCTGCTGCGTACTCCACCATAATTTTCTGTACATCATACATGGCGCTTGTAATGACTTCCACTTTAGGTTCCTCACCCAGCTTTTGCTGCAGATTGGTCTGTAACTGCTCCGCGATCACAGATGGATTACCCTGATTATCAATGATGAAAATGGTAAAACCGTCTTTGCCACCACATCCGGCGAGCAAAAAAATTAATGATACGAGTGCGGTTAGCCCCCAAAATCTCTTCATTCCAGTTCCCCCTTTAGTCTCCTAAGTACAATATATCACAATTGTTCCACGCAAAAAAATAACCCTTACAAATAAGAGATTTCTTTACCCCACCAAAAAAAGAAGACCCCTCAGGGTCTCCTTAACATTCATATGGGTAACGTTTTCGTAAGTTTCAATTTATCTCCCTTTTATCGGGTTAGCTTTCATATATTCATTGATCTTCAGATCCAATAAACTGCTGATTTCAATCACAATTTCTGAAGTGAAGGATTTCTCCTCCATGAAAATCTGTTCCATCTTGCGACGAAGCATGTGGATCTCATCTTCCAAGGAAATGTCATGCAAAGATTCGTGATCTGGTCTCACCGACCATCGGTCGCCTTGATCGCCTTCTGCCAGGTAATGCCCACGATTAGTCGGTAAATCATATTCAACACAAAACAATGCTAACCCCTCCTTGGAAAATTAGTTTCCAAATATATGAAAAACATATTTCAAATTGAAATTATATCACAATATTTTGTAAATGAAAGTTATTTTTTTCTAAGTTACAAAATGTCCACATTTGCGAAAAAGAAGCTACTTCTTATTAACCCTCTTTTTGCAGTTTGTAAACAAAATTTCCGATTCGTTCCAAAGCTTCATTCAATTGGGTCACTGAAGTGGCATAAGAACAGCGTAAAAATCCTTCTCCCTGAGGGCCAAATACGTTCCCGGGCACAGCAGCAACTTTATTTTCGGTCAAGAGACGCTCGGCAAAAAGATCAGAGTTCAGGCCGGTCTTTTGAATACTCGGAAATGCGTAGAAGGCTCCCTGAGGTTCATGGCAATCCAGGCCAATATCACGGAATCCCTGTACAATAAGTCGTCTGCGCTGATTGTAGGACTCGACCATGCGGTCCTTCTCTCCCAATCCATTCGTAAGCGCCTCAAGTGCCGCGACCTGTCCCATCGCTGGAGCACACATCACGGTATACTGGTGGATTTTTAACATGGCTGCGATAAGTTCCGGATGACCGCACATGTAACCAATCCGCCAACCCGTCATGGCAAATGCTTTGGAGAAGCCGCTCACAAGAATCGTCCGATCCTTCATATCCGGGATCGAAGCGAAGCTGACATGTTTTTGAGTATACGTCAGTTCTGCATAAATTTCGTCAGCAATGACGATCAGATCATGCTTCTTAATGACTTCTGCGATCGGCAGCCAGTCTTCGTACGTCATGATCGCCCCAGTTGGATTACTCGGATAACATAGAATCACAACTTTGGACTTCGGTGTAATGCGTGCTTCCAGTGACTCGGCAGTCAATTTGAATTGATCTTTGGCATGCGTATCTACGCCCACAGGAACTCCTCCGCCAATGGAGGCAATTGGTGAATAGGCTACATAAGAAGGCTCCGGAATGAGAATCTCATCTCCTGGCACAATTAATGCACGCAGAGCAAGGTCAATGGCCTCACTGCCGCCAACCGTAACGATAATTTCATCCTTGGGATCGTACTTGGTATCAAATTGAGTGTCCAGATAATTACTGATGGCTTCTCTCAATTTGGGCATACCCGCATTCGAAGTGTAACTTGTCATGCCTCTTTCGAGAGAGTATACACAAGCTTCGCGCATATGCCAAGGTGTAACGAAGTCGGGTTCGCCGACACCCAGCGTAATAATATCCTTGTTGTCGCCAACCAGGTCGAAAAACTTCCGAATTCCGGATGGAGGTATCTGCTGAACCAGAGGTGCCAGATACGAGGTCATCTTCTTGTTGTTCCCTGTTGTCTGTTCATTCACTATCATGACACATCTTCCTTTACGGCGAGATCATGAGACGGTTATCTTCCTGATGGTCTTCGAAAATGATCCCGTCCTGTTTATATTTTTTAAGAATAAAGTTTGTTTTGGTCGAAAGCACCGAATCGATTGGAGATAGTTTCTCCGATACAAAGTTAGCGACTTCACGCAGGTTGCCGCCTTCCACTTCTACGAGCAGATCGTATGCACCTGACATGAGATAGACTGATTTCACTTGTGGATACAAATAAATACGTTCAGCAATACCCTCAAAACCACGGCCACGTTCCGGCGTGATCTGTACTTCAATCAGGGCTGTCACTTTCTCATCGTCAATTTTGCTCCAGTTAACCACTGTTGCATACTTTACAATGACGTGGTCCTGTTCGAGCTGGGCCACAGCGTCTTTGATCTTGTCTTCAGACTCCCCCAGCAGTGTAGATAACAGCGCCGGAGACCTTCTCGCGTCTTCCTTCAGCAGATCCAGAACTTTTAATTGCAGATCGTTCAAATCTTTCATGACTTTCCCTCCAGCGTCATCCAGGTTCCTGAAAATGAATTAATACTTATATTACATGAATTTAACGTCTGTGCAAAGCTAAAAACCGCCTGCCCTCAATTCAGGCAAGCGGTGGTATGGTCTGGACAAACGGTGCTTCCATCCTTATTCGCAATGATGCTTCAATCCGTTCTAAAATGTTACATGTAATAAGGGTTGCTGTAATTGGGTTGATGCTGAGGCACATTAGGTGCCTGGCTGTATGGGCTGGACAGGGTGTTCTTTTCCTGAATGAACTGATTACATTTTTGCTGCGTTTGATGTGCAGACTGAATTGTTTTGTCAAGCTCGCTCCGAGTGACTTTGGAAGAAGCGGAATACATATTGTTCTGCTGCATCAGGTTGAATAGCTCCCCTTGCAATCTAAGGGTATCGTTCGTCAGATCTGTAAACATTCTGCGGGTAACAGGGCAGGAAGATTCAGTCGTTGCTGTTGTATATTCACGGGAAGTTCGTCTTAAATCCGCAAGAATCGACTTGAGCAGATCCAGCTCCTGCATAAAATTTCCACTAGATGACAAAGATTGAGAGTACACGCGGTTTCCTCCTATACGTTTAAATTTCTAGGACTACCTAAGCTTGTGTAGGGGCCAGAGACTGGTGTTGCTGAAGGGCATTGACAAGTGTGTTTAGATGCTGTTCATGTGAGCGTACATATTGATTCAAAGCCTGCTGGATTTGCGGGTTATGTGTGATGGAAGCTGTTGCTGCACACTGTTTGATCAGCATCTCTTCATTGGAGATCGAATCCGCAATGTAGTTCAGTTCTTTGGGACTAAGCGCCTGCATCTGCGTGTTTTGCATGTGCTTTTTTCCTCCTTAACCTAAAGTTTATGCGGCTTTATTTTTACCCTGTCCTGCAAAAGTATACTCATTGAACAATTCAATCCGAGGTGATTTCTTCATTATGAAACTGATTAGTGGCAGCACGTTGTGGCCAGGTACCCTTCACCCCCGATTCAAATACCCTGTTCTTGAAGGTGAAATTTTCTGTGATTGCCTCATTATCGGTGGCGGCATGGGAGGAGCGCTATCTGCCAAGCTATTAGCGGAGAAAGGTTTGCACGCAGTCGTTATTGATAAGAGAGAGGTTGGTCGTGGCAGCAGCATGGCCAGCTTGGGACTGCTGCAATACTCCAATGATAAGACGCTTACGTCCTGCATACATACCTTTGGCGAACAACGTGGTGTACGATTTTACGAATTGTGCCGTTTGGCCATGCAACAATTAAAGGATACGATTTCAACTTTGGACATCGATCCTTGGTATATTCCTCGCACCAGTTTATATTGCGCCAGCAGCGAAGAAGATGTTGCCCTGTTGGAAGAGGAGTACCATACACTCCAAAACTATGCATTCGATGTTGAGCTGTGGAGCCGAAACAAAATTAGTACCCACTTTCCCTTCAGTAAACCGAACGCGCTGTACACCAAAGGAGATGCGGAGGTTAATCCCTATATGCTGGTGCATAGTCTGCTTCATAGTGCTTCAAAAAAGGGTGCCCAAGTGTACGAACGAACCGAAATGATCCATTGTGAATATGGTGAAGATGTTGTCCTCTGTTACACCCCTACTGGGACGATCCGAGCCAAACAAGTTATTTTCTCTACCGGCTATGAGACACAGGAGATCAAGAGAGATCGTGGGGCCTATCTGCAGAGCACCTATGCTATTGCAACGAAACCACTTAAGGATTTAAGCAGTTGGTACAACCAAAGCTTAATATGGGAAACTGCTCGGCCTTATTTATATATGCGAACCACCCCGGATGGCAGAATTGTTGCTGGAGGGCTTGATGAAGAAATTCCCCATGATGACCAGCGTGCAATACGTGCCAAACTTAGGGGGGAGACTTTATTGAAAAAAATAGCTGACCACTTTCCACTTCCGGATTTGGCAATAGACTATGCTTGGGAAGCGGTCTTCGGCAGCACCCATGATGGATTCCCCCTAATTGGCCCTCACCCTGAGTACCCAAACTGCTATTTTATCGAAGGGTATGGTGGCAATGGAACGGTATACAGCATGATTGCCGCATCCATTCTTACAGATGTCATTACCGGGGTTCAGAACGATGATATGGAGCTGTTCTCTTTGACCAGGACAAATAAACCTTCTCCCGTGTAAAACAAATAAAGGTGCAGATCAGATATGCTCTTCTGATTTTGCACCTTTTTCGGTTGTGATCAAGCGATCAGGACGCAGTCTTACCCTGTTCCGGCTCTACTAACATTTTTCGCATAAAGATCCAGCCGACTAACGGGAAGGCTCCCAAAACAACGATGAGCCAGGTTAAGGTACGAAGTGAGGGGCCGTTCGTTACGATAATTATAAACACTGCAAGACCAGATAAACGTCCTGTCATCAGGCAAAGCTCCCTTAATACGACAAGTTCAACCCTTTTCTCCACATTTTCGCCGCTCATGCCCATCAAGTCGAATCCTGACGCAATCATGGGCAGCATGTATAACGGCATGGCGAGTGCTGAACCAATTCCCATAATCAAAAGTGTGCCGTAGCTCACTTTCCAGATCAAGGGGAGCAGAACGAGGAATAATATTATGGCCCCCGTCAACATGCCTTTGGATCGATAATGCGGTTTGAACCACTTGCCTGCCATCCAATAACTGACCAAAGCTACGGCGGATGTAATCAATGAAAACTGACCCAGCTTGTACTCCTGTTCCGTGGCTACGTAAACGAGCAGCGCAATCAAAAAGGCGAATACGCCCTCCCTTACACCTTGGGCAAACAACCCCAGTCCCAGTGGTCTCCATGCACTTCCTGAACGGGATAACTGGTGCCAGGGTTCCGACCACCGGTAGGTGCCGCTGACTTTTCTCTTTTTCAGAAAAAAGCTGAAGACCACGGCAATTACGTAAATCACGAGTGAGACAGTAAAAATAAGTCGGTACCCTGAATTATCCGCCATCTTCGTAATAATCAAGCCCGAGAACCATGGACCGATGATTCCTGTCATGGAGCCCAGCAACCCGACCCATCCATTGAACAGGTCCCGGTTCTCCCGGTCTGTTACTTCAAAATACACCACATTAAAGGCGATCCAGAACAGACCCAGAGCACATCCGAGCAATATGCCGAGTGGCCATATCCAATCTACCGCTCTTGGACCGGCCCATAGGACAAGCATATAAAATATGCCAGACAATGCTGTGCCCAGACGCAGTGCGCTCATTTTATTATGTTCTTTGATCCATTTCCCGGCTAACCAGAATGTCAATCCTAATGCAAGCTGTTGACTTACAGTAAACCATCCCAGC contains these protein-coding regions:
- a CDS encoding phosphodiester glycosidase family protein translates to MSNIQTKRAGRKWWTGAMALVLALPVLLSGAVSAPQTADAKAAISTKVQKVKAAGRNFTVQTVSIPKGTPVTVGLAKKQVGQTATLPSIVKAYGAQAAINGAFFEAYNGAPDPYGMLIANGKVIHIGRYGTTIGFKEDGTAIMDSLQVSLTGKVTDSAGKSRSWYATFINRTPSASASISMLYTPERGPKVGFKGGTAVVMEKGVVTKKVANNNVAIPKNGSVLVFTGNQKSTADRFTVGSTVEMNYKYTNASGKEIPWQDVVTAVGAGPRLVKDGKVAVNPTSEGFKDTKILNASGARSGIAIMADGSVMLATVSGATIKEWAAVMQKLGAKQAMNLDGGASSGMYAGGKMLTSPGRLLSNTLVFGGSVR
- a CDS encoding 5'-3' exonuclease, whose amino-acid sequence is MNQRNEPTLLLVDGMAVLFRAFYATSASGYIRRTKAGLPTNAVYGFIRYFWDAVQTFGPSHVVCCWDMGGKTFRGEEYAAYKGNRPEAPNDLIPQFALIREVMDSLGIPNIGAEGYEADDCIGTLAKYYTEQTDMNVMVLTGDHDMLQLINDRTSIIIMKKGHGNYMVYTPESLMAEKQLTPRQVIDMKGLMGDASDNYPGVRGIGEKTALKLVQEYGTIEGILDNLDKLTPSVRKKIENDLDMLHLSRKLAEIHCAVPVACALDVCELRLDPDMVMDKFEQLEMKSLGSWMGVAIG
- a CDS encoding arsenate reductase family protein; protein product: MSKLKVYQYAKCGTCRKAVKWLEAQGHELELIPIFDTPPSDAELTELIQKSGLEVKKFFNTSGEVYKEQQLKDKLPEMSAEEQIRLLASNGRLIKRPIVTDGEQVTVGFKEETYEQQWNSA
- a CDS encoding RluA family pseudouridine synthase; the protein is MSGYYSPIVYTVPDHEDGWLLKTVLQRRLQVSRKLLSRLKLTEQGIMLNGERVYISVKVSAGDVLEIRMEQEESDEILPESIPFSILYEDEHLLIVNKDAGVIVHPTHGHYTGTLANGVVHYWKSKGERFRFRPIHRLDQETSGVLAIAKNPYVHQHVSEQMIAGTVDKKYIAFVHGCPAPEQGAVDGPIDRDPEEPHRRIVTPDGYAARTLYTTVTRWDGGTASAVNLKLESGRTHQIRVHMTSVGCPLIGDRMYKTLPADEIDEQTAVMREERDLWIDRQALHACELSFVHPLTQERMTFHAPLPSDMAALEKRLDTEAKPREEV
- a CDS encoding cob(I)yrinic acid a,c-diamide adenosyltransferase, which gives rise to MGIYTRTGDEGQTSVIGGRVIKDDDRVEAYGTIDELNCFVGQAISLIDDTEGKFEDLREHLLEVQQELFDCGSDLAFVKISETKYKVRDDMVTRLEQWIDQYDAENPRVERFIIPGGSPLSSALHVCRTVCRRAERRAVTLGQHTDINPSVRRYLNRLSDYFFVVARTANARQQVSDIEYVRSKKVFRRKE
- a CDS encoding DedA family protein — encoded protein: MQNWITDFMEQYGYIGIALIIALENVFPPIPSEIILPFGGFMTTYTSLTLPGVIIAATIGSVLGAVILYGIGLLIDVERLEKIVDRWGHILRIKKEDIHRVDAWFDKYGMWTVLFCRMVPLVRSLISIPAGMSNMKFGLFVLFTTIGTLAWNIILVSVGAALGASWENILHFMDVYSLVVYALLAIILVGCVIWWIRRINKRK
- a CDS encoding bifunctional adenosylcobinamide kinase/adenosylcobinamide-phosphate guanylyltransferase, which encodes MLITVTGGIGSGKTRFALGYAAQISREGIYLSTGDHDPVIPELPSAHYRAISAGNGHHLTEVIHQINRESNLFLADQRIVIVDSLTSWMAAGFRATDDLDQQRVHTQQLLDALLSYQGKLLVITNEMHGSLYPSEEERIFAARMASVNRALQSHSERMYMVVSGLAIDLKEKEVRYNDN
- a CDS encoding aspartyl-phosphate phosphatase Spo0E family protein, with protein sequence MAEGDQGDRWSVRPDHESLHDISLEDEIHMLRRKMEQIFMEEKSFTSEIVIEISSLLDLKINEYMKANPIKGR
- a CDS encoding aminotransferase class I/II-fold pyridoxal phosphate-dependent enzyme, coding for MIVNEQTTGNNKKMTSYLAPLVQQIPPSGIRKFFDLVGDNKDIITLGVGEPDFVTPWHMREACVYSLERGMTSYTSNAGMPKLREAISNYLDTQFDTKYDPKDEIIVTVGGSEAIDLALRALIVPGDEILIPEPSYVAYSPIASIGGGVPVGVDTHAKDQFKLTAESLEARITPKSKVVILCYPSNPTGAIMTYEDWLPIAEVIKKHDLIVIADEIYAELTYTQKHVSFASIPDMKDRTILVSGFSKAFAMTGWRIGYMCGHPELIAAMLKIHQYTVMCAPAMGQVAALEALTNGLGEKDRMVESYNQRRRLIVQGFRDIGLDCHEPQGAFYAFPSIQKTGLNSDLFAERLLTENKVAAVPGNVFGPQGEGFLRCSYATSVTQLNEALERIGNFVYKLQKEG
- a CDS encoding Lrp/AsnC family transcriptional regulator, producing the protein MKDLNDLQLKVLDLLKEDARRSPALLSTLLGESEDKIKDAVAQLEQDHVIVKYATVVNWSKIDDEKVTALIEVQITPERGRGFEGIAERIYLYPQVKSVYLMSGAYDLLVEVEGGNLREVANFVSEKLSPIDSVLSTKTNFILKKYKQDGIIFEDHQEDNRLMISP
- a CDS encoding spore coat protein gives rise to the protein MYSQSLSSSGNFMQELDLLKSILADLRRTSREYTTATTESSCPVTRRMFTDLTNDTLRLQGELFNLMQQNNMYSASSKVTRSELDKTIQSAHQTQQKCNQFIQEKNTLSSPYSQAPNVPQHQPNYSNPYYM